The following coding sequences are from one Granulicella sp. L56 window:
- a CDS encoding cytochrome c, translated as MLFAGIGCRQDMHDEPKFFPQRGTDFYADGRSARPQVENTVARNQLHADTYFYTGFVNGKEGEGLPFPVTMKVLERGQERYNVYCTPCHSRVGNGRGMIVDRGYAHAGDYHTARLETAPLGHFFNVITNGYGAMPDYAAQIAPVDRWAIVAYIKALQLSQKATQADVPAGSQVQPLSSVAESEGLPANFAQQWTLPPTAVNGTPDDQPFVLPTTPPNAASGSGAPVASRSATVKTPAAAPAGKTAAKQ; from the coding sequence TTGCTGTTTGCTGGCATCGGCTGCCGCCAGGACATGCACGACGAGCCGAAGTTCTTCCCTCAGCGAGGTACCGACTTCTACGCTGATGGCCGCTCCGCACGTCCTCAGGTAGAAAATACCGTGGCCCGCAACCAGCTCCACGCCGATACTTACTTCTATACAGGCTTCGTCAACGGCAAGGAGGGCGAGGGCCTGCCCTTTCCCGTCACCATGAAGGTGCTTGAGCGCGGACAGGAGCGCTACAACGTCTATTGCACGCCGTGTCACTCACGCGTGGGCAATGGCCGGGGCATGATCGTCGACCGGGGCTATGCGCACGCTGGTGATTACCACACGGCACGGCTCGAGACCGCGCCGCTGGGCCACTTTTTCAACGTCATCACGAACGGCTATGGAGCCATGCCGGACTATGCCGCGCAGATTGCGCCGGTCGATCGCTGGGCCATTGTGGCCTATATCAAGGCGCTGCAGTTGAGCCAGAAGGCGACCCAGGCCGATGTTCCCGCCGGTTCCCAGGTGCAGCCGCTCTCAAGCGTCGCCGAGAGCGAGGGACTGCCCGCGAACTTTGCCCAGCAGTGGACGCTGCCGCCGACCGCCGTCAACGGCACGCCTGACGACCAGCCCTTCGTTCTTCCTACGACACCGCCCAACGCAGCCTCCGGATCGGGAGCGCCTGTTGCCTCCCGCTCCGCCACAGTCAAGACTCCGGCCGCCGCGCCTGCCGGAAAAACCGCAGCAAAGCAGTAA
- a CDS encoding SCO family protein, producing MMNRRTIRGGWQAAVLGCVLLVCAPLFAQVSGYGDKQEGQNVGDELPQVLQKVGIAQHLNQPLPLDAQFVDDTGKTVRLGDYFGKKPAVLSLVYYNCPMLCSEELDGLTSALMMVHLTPGKDFNVVVISIDPSETPQIAAKKKALYVKRYGRPETAAGWHFLTGERPAIDEVSKAVGFGYVRVPGPDGKLTQFAHASSIQIVTTNGKLAQYYLGVEYSPKDILLGLIEASGNKIGSPVANILTYCYHYDPERNKHSLIVARVVQLGGMVTVAWLGGFMFLMFRRDLRLSRDHDLTKKENG from the coding sequence ATGATGAACAGGCGGACAATACGAGGCGGTTGGCAGGCAGCGGTTCTTGGCTGCGTCCTGCTTGTGTGCGCGCCATTGTTCGCCCAGGTCTCCGGCTATGGCGACAAGCAGGAGGGCCAGAACGTCGGCGACGAGCTGCCCCAGGTGTTGCAGAAGGTCGGCATCGCCCAGCATCTCAATCAGCCGCTGCCGCTCGATGCGCAGTTTGTGGACGATACCGGTAAGACGGTTCGGCTGGGCGACTACTTCGGCAAAAAGCCTGCGGTTCTTTCGCTGGTCTACTACAACTGCCCCATGCTCTGCTCGGAAGAGCTGGACGGTTTGACCAGTGCGCTGATGATGGTGCATCTGACGCCGGGTAAAGACTTCAACGTCGTCGTGATCAGCATTGACCCGAGCGAGACGCCGCAGATCGCCGCGAAGAAGAAGGCGCTCTACGTCAAGCGCTATGGCCGTCCTGAGACTGCTGCGGGTTGGCACTTCCTGACCGGCGAACGACCAGCGATTGATGAGGTGAGCAAGGCGGTTGGCTTTGGCTATGTCCGTGTCCCAGGGCCGGACGGCAAGCTCACCCAGTTTGCCCACGCCAGCTCGATCCAGATTGTCACGACCAACGGCAAGCTCGCACAGTACTATCTCGGCGTCGAATATTCGCCCAAGGACATCCTCCTCGGGCTGATTGAGGCTTCCGGAAACAAGATTGGCTCGCCTGTCGCAAACATTCTGACCTACTGCTATCACTATGACCCGGAGCGGAACAAGCACTCGCTTATTGTTGCCCGCGTGGTGCAGTTGGGCGGCATGGTCACCGTGGCATGGCTGGGTGGCTTTATGTTCCTGATGTTTCGCAGAGATCTACGGCTTTCGCGCGACCACGACCTGACTAAGAAAGAGAATGGATAA